One part of the Sphingobacterium sp. LZ7M1 genome encodes these proteins:
- the rlmN gene encoding 23S rRNA (adenine(2503)-C(2))-methyltransferase RlmN, with protein sequence MYLCNVEKAVKTVDIRSLSLAQLKDALVEMGEQGFRAKQIYEWLWQKSCTDFDEMSNLSKSLRETLKANFTINAVKVKQSQISSDKTIKSTFSLYDNNVIEGVLIPADDRMTACVSSQVGCSLTCKFCATGYMDRKRNLNADEIYDQVVLIAKQAEEKYGHPLTNIVYMGMGEPLLNYSNMMKSVDRITSPDGLNMAAKRITVSTAGIAKMIKKLGDDEVRFNLALSLHAANDDKRNEIMPINEQNSLAALAEALKYFYAKTKSPITFEYIVFHNFNDELQDAKELAKFCKNVPCKVNIIEYNPIALADFVNAEADKIDQFATYLRSQGVITNVRRSRGKDIDAACGQLAIKDKDKEASEA encoded by the coding sequence ATGTATCTTTGTAACGTGGAAAAAGCAGTAAAAACGGTAGATATCAGGAGCTTGAGTTTAGCTCAATTAAAGGATGCACTTGTTGAAATGGGTGAACAGGGTTTTCGTGCCAAGCAGATTTACGAATGGCTATGGCAAAAATCCTGTACTGATTTCGATGAAATGAGCAACCTGAGCAAGTCATTGCGCGAAACCCTGAAGGCCAATTTTACCATCAACGCCGTTAAGGTAAAACAATCCCAGATCAGCTCGGATAAAACCATAAAAAGTACATTCAGCTTATACGACAACAACGTAATTGAAGGAGTCCTGATTCCTGCAGATGACCGCATGACGGCCTGCGTGAGTTCTCAGGTGGGCTGTAGCTTGACCTGCAAATTCTGTGCTACCGGTTATATGGACCGTAAGCGAAACTTGAATGCCGATGAGATCTATGATCAAGTAGTACTGATCGCAAAACAGGCTGAAGAAAAATATGGACATCCATTGACCAATATCGTCTATATGGGTATGGGTGAACCTTTGTTGAACTACAGCAACATGATGAAATCGGTGGATCGCATCACTTCCCCAGATGGTCTGAATATGGCGGCGAAACGAATTACAGTTTCCACTGCCGGAATCGCCAAAATGATCAAGAAATTAGGGGACGATGAAGTTCGCTTTAATCTTGCACTTTCACTGCACGCGGCAAACGATGACAAAAGGAATGAAATCATGCCGATCAATGAACAGAACTCATTGGCAGCACTGGCTGAGGCATTGAAATATTTCTATGCTAAAACAAAGAGCCCGATTACTTTCGAATACATTGTTTTCCATAATTTCAATGATGAACTACAGGATGCCAAAGAGTTGGCAAAATTCTGCAAGAATGTACCTTGTAAGGTCAATATCATCGAATACAACCCAATTGCTTTGGCAGATTTCGTGAATGCAGAAGCGGATAAGATCGATCAGTTTGCCACTTACTTACGTAGCCAAGGCGTGATCACCAATGTGCGCAGAAGTAGAGGAAAAGATATCGATGCGGCCTGTGGTCAATTGGCCATCAAGGATAAAGATAAAGAAGCCAGTGAGGCATAA
- a CDS encoding tRNA-(ms[2]io[6]A)-hydroxylase: MLGLKLLTDPRWANIAESNLEEILTDHAWCEQKAASNAISLITQNSELEDLVHELTAIAIEEMEHFKMVIDIIKERGYELGRERKDDYVGQLMKFAKKDGSRNQAFIDRLLFAAMIEARSCERFRVLSKNIKDQDLAKFYHDLMVSEANHYTTFLNFAKKYTKDVDVDKRWKEWLEFEGNLIQSYGKKEQIHG, from the coding sequence ATGTTAGGACTAAAACTTTTGACAGACCCAAGATGGGCCAATATCGCGGAATCTAATTTGGAAGAGATCTTGACGGATCATGCCTGGTGTGAACAGAAGGCAGCTTCGAATGCCATTTCATTGATTACCCAGAATTCTGAACTTGAGGATCTGGTGCATGAGCTGACTGCCATAGCCATTGAAGAGATGGAGCATTTCAAGATGGTGATCGATATCATCAAGGAGCGTGGTTATGAACTAGGTCGCGAAAGAAAGGATGATTATGTTGGCCAGTTGATGAAATTTGCCAAGAAAGATGGTTCCAGAAACCAAGCTTTTATCGATAGGCTATTGTTCGCTGCGATGATCGAAGCAAGGAGCTGTGAACGATTCAGGGTATTGTCCAAGAATATCAAGGATCAGGATCTGGCGAAGTTCTATCATGATCTTATGGTTTCGGAAGCGAACCATTACACCACCTTCCTGAATTTTGCCAAGAAATACACAAAAGATGTGGATGTAGATAAGCGCTGGAAAGAATGGTTGGAGTTTGAAGGAAATCTTATCCAATCCTACGGTAAGAAAGAACAGATCCACGGATAA
- a CDS encoding PadR family transcriptional regulator — translation MIAENTQTQMRKGILEYCILSIISRGEIYASDIISELKKAELLVVEGTLYPLLTRLKNNGLLSYIWKESTSGPPRKYYQITSEGMEVLKRLDVTWKELVFAVETSLENREI, via the coding sequence ATGATAGCTGAAAATACACAAACCCAAATGAGGAAAGGAATACTGGAATACTGTATTCTTTCAATTATTTCTCGGGGAGAAATATATGCCTCAGACATTATCAGCGAATTAAAAAAAGCTGAATTGTTGGTGGTTGAAGGAACACTATATCCATTACTTACCAGATTGAAAAATAACGGTCTATTAAGTTACATCTGGAAAGAGTCTACTTCAGGTCCACCAAGAAAATATTACCAGATTACTTCCGAGGGGATGGAAGTATTGAAACGATTGGATGTTACTTGGAAAGAATTGGTCTTTGCGGTGGAGACATCCTTAGAAAACAGAGAAATTTAA
- a CDS encoding LLM class flavin-dependent oxidoreductase encodes MELGIGMFGDLQIDSQTGKIQAPKQRLQEIIEEIKLMDEVGVDFFGMGEHHRADYAVAAPEIVLAAAATVTKKIKLGSAVSVLSSSDPVKLYQDFATVDLISNGRAEIMAGRGSFIESFPLFGYDLKDYSSLFEEKLDLLLRINNSQTVNWTGKHRASLINQSIYPRAVNDKLPIWIAVGGTTESVIRAGRLGLPVMFAIIGGSPINFKPLFEIYEQAYQDNGHDMSKYQVGVHMHSFFGENSKEIADWYYPYYSAQMNRIGASRGWPPYQRTQYDYGRSNHGHLIVADVNESVDKILQIQETFGLTRFSAHTDVGSPDHSKMMKAIELYGNQIIPKVKAALK; translated from the coding sequence ATGGAATTAGGAATAGGCATGTTTGGGGACTTGCAAATTGATTCTCAAACTGGGAAAATACAAGCGCCGAAACAAAGGCTACAGGAAATAATAGAAGAAATCAAATTGATGGATGAAGTGGGTGTTGATTTCTTTGGAATGGGTGAACACCACCGTGCAGATTACGCCGTTGCGGCACCTGAAATTGTGCTTGCTGCAGCAGCAACCGTGACCAAAAAAATCAAACTAGGATCAGCAGTTTCTGTATTGAGCTCGTCTGACCCGGTCAAACTATACCAGGATTTTGCAACCGTGGACTTGATTTCAAATGGTAGGGCAGAAATCATGGCCGGACGTGGGTCTTTCATTGAATCATTCCCACTGTTTGGATATGACTTAAAAGACTACAGCTCACTATTTGAAGAAAAACTAGACCTTCTGCTTCGTATCAACAATTCACAGACCGTCAACTGGACTGGTAAACACCGTGCTAGCTTGATCAATCAAAGCATCTACCCAAGAGCGGTCAATGATAAATTACCGATCTGGATTGCAGTTGGTGGTACAACCGAATCCGTAATCCGCGCAGGTAGATTGGGCCTACCGGTCATGTTTGCCATTATTGGCGGCTCACCGATCAATTTCAAACCATTGTTTGAAATCTATGAACAAGCTTACCAAGATAATGGTCACGACATGAGCAAATACCAAGTCGGTGTGCATATGCATTCCTTCTTCGGAGAAAATTCCAAAGAAATCGCTGATTGGTATTATCCATATTATTCTGCACAGATGAACCGAATCGGAGCATCAAGAGGATGGCCTCCATACCAAAGAACACAATATGATTATGGACGTTCAAACCATGGGCACCTTATCGTGGCCGATGTCAATGAATCCGTAGACAAAATCTTGCAGATCCAAGAAACCTTTGGATTGACCAGGTTCTCTGCACATACCGATGTGGGCAGCCCAGATCACAGTAAAATGATGAAAGCCATTGAACTTTACGGAAACCAAATCATTCCAAAAGTGAAAGCTGCATTGAAATAA
- a CDS encoding DUF4349 domain-containing protein, producing the protein MKRNYFWLLVMLLAMGACSNKQNESQANAANVEIVTLEDNIPAPEARMLKSTSADRNEAPQNEPLQNQQNSKAKIIRTGNISLESKKIEQSKASLDALLKKHNAYYEQEITNNNNDFTSYNLSIRVPANAFDHFLNELENGEDKVTEKNISARDVSIEYYDIESRLKSKRAFLERYQNMVSSAKNVKDLLEIQEQIRQLQEDIESSEATMRNLSNQVDYSTITINLFEYQANLPMGSNSFWVKIKDSLVFGWNMIQTIALGIISLWPVWTIVILVLWAIQRIRKNRKAKKINSQE; encoded by the coding sequence ATGAAAAGAAATTATTTTTGGCTCCTCGTTATGCTACTAGCAATGGGAGCATGCTCAAATAAACAGAATGAATCTCAAGCTAACGCTGCGAATGTAGAAATTGTAACCCTTGAAGATAACATACCTGCTCCAGAAGCCAGAATGTTGAAAAGCACTTCCGCTGATAGAAATGAAGCCCCACAAAATGAGCCGCTTCAGAATCAACAAAATTCAAAAGCCAAGATCATCCGTACAGGGAACATATCACTAGAATCCAAAAAAATTGAGCAAAGTAAAGCCAGTCTGGATGCGCTGTTAAAAAAACACAATGCTTACTACGAACAAGAAATCACGAATAACAACAATGATTTCACCTCCTATAACCTCAGCATCCGTGTCCCAGCAAATGCCTTTGACCATTTCTTGAATGAACTGGAAAATGGAGAGGATAAAGTAACCGAGAAAAACATCAGTGCAAGAGATGTTTCTATTGAATATTATGATATAGAGTCAAGGCTTAAAAGCAAAAGAGCATTCCTTGAACGCTATCAGAATATGGTCAGCAGTGCGAAAAATGTAAAGGATCTGCTTGAAATCCAAGAACAGATCCGACAATTGCAGGAAGATATTGAGAGTAGTGAAGCGACCATGCGTAATCTGAGCAATCAGGTAGACTACAGCACAATTACCATCAATCTTTTTGAATACCAAGCTAATCTCCCAATGGGCAGTAATTCCTTTTGGGTAAAAATCAAGGATTCATTGGTTTTTGGCTGGAATATGATCCAGACCATAGCTTTAGGCATCATCAGCTTATGGCCAGTGTGGACAATTGTTATCCTCGTGTTGTGGGCAATCCAGAGAATCAGAAAAAACAGGAAAGCAAAGAAGATTAATTCTCAAGAATAA
- a CDS encoding PspC domain-containing protein: MNKTIIININSIVFHIEEDAYEILRSYMIEIKRHFGNSEDSREILEDIENRIAEMFSERIQTGRKEVINREDVDQVIAQMGRVSDFESEIGDEPRVENESRAAFADQADPAGNFQSEQRAEQEPGHEQAADPSFTEYLTSKKLMRDMDDKVLSGVCSGLSHYFNIEAKWVRIIFILFFLFGGSGVLLYFVLWAVMPKAVTRADKLAMRGEQANLHNFKKSFDEEMKGVRENFSGAGEHISRGARSVGDSLGSFFSVIGKILAVLVLIWAGLSIIGLFVFFVFNVLNIMGYQNPMFFPPLEVLDPASALFAILAGTLAIIIPLLALFFLLLRVVFKTKPMNNYASMSLLAAWIVSIVMILYFVVVTNQDFVEESTISVEKTLDKKDTYVISENDVRVIKASDEDFSKNKINPDKGGMLIGNYLRNDISVHIESIDSLKTPYIQYNYIAKGSSYAAASARASKISYRVNQNAENLMFDSHFALEDKQLIRDQHVRMNLYLPVGTKVLLNKNMEWKVRDIWANECHGKEESKFSEWIMTKNGLKCILKLEEEKAKEAEELKKEAEEELEKTKKEDKKATSEEEESSSEENNA; the protein is encoded by the coding sequence ATGAACAAAACTATAATCATCAATATAAACAGTATCGTCTTTCATATCGAGGAAGATGCATATGAAATTCTTCGATCCTATATGATCGAAATCAAAAGGCACTTCGGGAATTCTGAAGATAGCCGAGAGATTCTTGAAGACATTGAGAACCGTATTGCGGAAATGTTTTCTGAACGTATCCAAACAGGTCGCAAGGAAGTGATCAACCGTGAGGATGTCGATCAGGTGATTGCGCAAATGGGAAGGGTAAGTGACTTTGAGTCTGAAATCGGCGATGAGCCACGCGTAGAAAACGAATCTAGAGCTGCTTTTGCAGATCAGGCTGATCCTGCGGGCAACTTCCAATCTGAGCAACGAGCTGAACAAGAACCAGGACATGAGCAAGCAGCTGATCCTAGTTTCACAGAATACTTGACTTCGAAGAAGTTAATGCGTGACATGGACGACAAGGTTCTGAGCGGGGTATGTAGTGGATTATCACATTATTTCAATATCGAAGCGAAGTGGGTAAGGATCATCTTTATTTTGTTCTTCTTGTTCGGTGGATCAGGAGTGCTCTTGTACTTCGTACTGTGGGCCGTAATGCCGAAGGCAGTGACGCGTGCCGATAAATTGGCGATGCGTGGTGAACAGGCCAACCTGCACAATTTCAAGAAGTCTTTCGATGAAGAAATGAAAGGAGTTCGCGAAAATTTTTCGGGGGCCGGCGAGCATATTAGTCGAGGAGCTCGTTCGGTTGGAGACTCTTTAGGATCTTTTTTCTCGGTCATTGGAAAAATCTTAGCCGTGTTGGTGTTGATCTGGGCAGGCTTGAGCATCATTGGTCTCTTTGTGTTCTTTGTATTCAACGTGTTGAATATTATGGGCTACCAAAACCCAATGTTTTTCCCTCCACTTGAGGTGTTAGACCCTGCTTCAGCCTTGTTTGCCATCCTAGCGGGAACCCTTGCCATCATCATCCCATTATTGGCGCTGTTCTTCTTGTTATTGCGTGTTGTCTTCAAGACAAAACCAATGAACAACTATGCAAGTATGTCCCTATTGGCGGCTTGGATTGTATCTATCGTCATGATTTTATACTTCGTGGTGGTGACCAATCAAGATTTTGTGGAAGAGAGCACCATTTCCGTAGAGAAAACATTGGACAAAAAAGACACCTATGTGATATCAGAGAATGATGTTCGCGTCATCAAAGCTTCCGATGAGGACTTTAGCAAGAATAAAATCAACCCTGACAAAGGAGGGATGTTGATCGGTAATTACCTGCGTAATGATATTTCTGTCCACATTGAGTCGATTGACTCCTTGAAGACACCATATATACAATATAACTATATCGCAAAAGGATCTTCCTATGCAGCAGCATCGGCTAGAGCTTCCAAGATTTCTTATAGGGTCAACCAAAATGCAGAGAACTTAATGTTCGATAGTCATTTTGCACTGGAAGACAAACAATTGATCCGTGATCAGCATGTGAGAATGAACCTTTACTTGCCAGTTGGAACTAAAGTTCTATTGAACAAGAATATGGAGTGGAAAGTACGCGATATATGGGCAAATGAATGTCACGGAAAAGAAGAATCTAAATTTTCTGAGTGGATCATGACGAAAAATGGCTTGAAATGCATCTTAAAATTAGAAGAGGAGAAAGCCAAGGAAGCAGAAGAGTTGAAGAAGGAAGCGGAGGAAGAATTAGAAAAGACAAAAAAAGAAGATAAGAAAGCAACCTCTGAGGAAGAAGAATCGTCTTCAGAGGAGAATAACGCATAA
- a CDS encoding VanZ family protein, which yields MNWIINYAWAIIWAIIMMLLLLLPANDFPTEGFFQGFDKLVHTGSFYLLTTLILFGRVVDTKRRATKVKTFIIVFCVASFFAFFTEGAQMYFTDSRRADWWDIFADYVGIGMALFSYLLLYNRKFQYS from the coding sequence ATGAATTGGATAATAAACTATGCATGGGCAATTATTTGGGCCATTATCATGATGCTCCTCTTATTGTTGCCCGCGAATGACTTTCCAACGGAAGGTTTTTTTCAAGGATTTGACAAGCTGGTCCATACCGGTAGCTTCTACTTATTGACTACTTTAATCCTTTTTGGAAGAGTGGTTGATACCAAAAGAAGAGCAACAAAAGTTAAAACCTTTATCATCGTTTTCTGTGTGGCCTCTTTCTTCGCTTTCTTTACCGAAGGAGCCCAGATGTATTTTACAGATTCAAGACGAGCTGATTGGTGGGATATTTTCGCTGATTATGTAGGAATTGGAATGGCTCTTTTTAGCTATCTGTTATTATACAACAGAAAGTTTCAATATTCCTGA
- a CDS encoding ComF family protein, giving the protein MGCNAALIAQEEIICTSCLFHLPYTAFHMDSNNEAMQLLKGKFPFEFAACMLHLRSGSIVEKLIYNLKYNNHPQVGEYLGTKYGTSLRESPYFAKIDMIVPVPLHPKRLLKRGYNQSECIAAGLSLGMDVAVNTRLLHRGRYQKSQTKMYRSDRIGNVADSFYCKNGEQWADSHILLVDDVLTTGATMAAAAEALINHIPHCKIYIVSIGRA; this is encoded by the coding sequence ATGGGTTGTAACGCGGCCTTGATTGCACAAGAAGAGATTATCTGTACTTCCTGTTTATTTCATCTTCCTTATACGGCATTCCATATGGATTCAAATAATGAAGCCATGCAATTACTGAAGGGGAAGTTTCCGTTCGAATTTGCTGCCTGCATGTTGCATTTGCGATCAGGCTCCATTGTGGAAAAATTGATCTATAACCTGAAGTATAATAATCACCCTCAAGTGGGGGAATATTTGGGGACGAAGTATGGAACAAGCTTACGGGAATCTCCATACTTTGCTAAGATAGATATGATCGTTCCGGTTCCGCTCCATCCTAAAAGATTGCTGAAACGGGGATATAACCAAAGCGAATGCATTGCAGCGGGTTTGTCGCTGGGCATGGATGTTGCGGTCAATACTCGATTGCTACATCGTGGGAGATATCAAAAAAGTCAGACCAAGATGTACCGATCAGACCGTATCGGCAATGTTGCAGATTCCTTTTATTGTAAAAATGGAGAGCAATGGGCTGATAGCCATATCCTTTTGGTAGACGATGTGTTGACCACCGGCGCGACGATGGCGGCTGCTGCGGAAGCATTGATCAACCACATTCCCCATTGTAAGATTTATATTGTCAGCATCGGTCGGGCCTAA
- a CDS encoding TonB-dependent receptor → MGRIITILILFLAAVASKAIASPEAQDTDIKGRVLNQDKQPLASASVYLMSSTANVLIKSAVTDENGVYTIIKAPKGSYYIEVSSVGYSKGKSAVFELGDKTYEVEDIVMGTSSQAIEAVTVQGQLPMVQNVNGKLVLNVENSTLAAGNNALEVVKRAPGVSVDKDDNLQLMGQQGVNVTIDGRQTFMTGEQLTNFLKSTDAGQIKSVEVTTTRSAKDDAEGAVGTINIVLKKNRTEGFNGSFVASAAHGKHFRGNSSLNLNYKKNNTTLFGSYAYTNNKEENEIQIMREISGGNKTTFFDQNASMIEDNNNHNYRLGIEQKTSDRNTMMLQLSGNRYAEDSENRSRTDIGFTPTSIDSVLRSPSFNKMSLDRMSLNFNNEFKMDTLGQKLTLDLDWSTFENRSNMNYTYRTEKLDGELYKPEERERSNMPTDIDIYVGKLDYVKPFKKGSLEAGVKYSNVKSDNNMVFDQLNGDTWENVANKSNHFIYTEQISAGYLDYSRPFGKWTAKVGLRAEYTISDGNSVTNNDRVKRDYLDFFPSANIGYNLSENHIFSLGYAKKITRPNYRFLNPFRYYIDKLTYQQGNPYINPQYTHGFTLNYTLMKMFNFTLGTDITNDAMVESMGQDSVTNTTWVTRENLGKSLTSYLNLNLPFRIGKIWTMNNNITGIYMHFKGPIAGHEVDNGSFFVQANSFNSFKLNPQWSLEASINGNTPFVYNLFKIHGRVSGDIGANYNFKDQKSSLKLAVTDVFRSNRNNLSTDFHEFQSRIRQYHDNQTVRLTFTYKFGNLKQQIRKSDSRNEEKDRVGN, encoded by the coding sequence ATGGGAAGAATAATTACCATACTGATCCTCTTTCTGGCGGCAGTGGCTAGCAAAGCTATAGCCAGCCCTGAGGCGCAGGATACAGATATCAAGGGGCGGGTCCTGAACCAGGACAAACAACCATTAGCCTCAGCATCAGTATATTTAATGTCATCGACGGCGAATGTATTGATCAAAAGTGCGGTTACAGATGAGAATGGGGTTTATACCATCATCAAAGCTCCGAAAGGATCCTATTATATCGAAGTTAGTTCAGTAGGCTACAGCAAGGGCAAATCTGCAGTCTTTGAATTAGGCGATAAAACCTATGAAGTTGAAGATATCGTGATGGGGACAAGCAGTCAAGCGATTGAGGCAGTTACTGTTCAAGGACAATTACCAATGGTCCAGAATGTAAATGGCAAATTAGTGTTGAACGTAGAGAATTCAACATTGGCGGCCGGTAACAATGCCTTGGAAGTTGTAAAACGTGCGCCTGGGGTAAGTGTGGATAAGGATGATAATCTGCAATTGATGGGGCAGCAAGGGGTGAATGTCACTATTGATGGCAGACAGACCTTTATGACCGGAGAGCAATTGACGAACTTCTTAAAGTCAACCGATGCCGGTCAGATCAAGAGTGTAGAGGTGACTACGACAAGGTCTGCTAAAGACGATGCAGAAGGTGCCGTAGGTACCATCAATATCGTGCTGAAAAAGAACAGGACCGAAGGTTTCAATGGATCATTTGTGGCGAGTGCGGCACATGGTAAGCACTTCAGAGGGAATAGCTCGTTGAACCTGAACTATAAAAAGAACAATACCACTTTATTTGGTTCCTATGCGTATACCAATAATAAAGAGGAGAATGAAATCCAGATCATGCGTGAGATCAGCGGTGGTAACAAAACCACATTTTTCGATCAAAATGCATCGATGATCGAGGACAACAACAACCATAACTATAGGTTAGGTATTGAGCAGAAGACCTCTGACCGCAATACCATGATGCTTCAGTTATCTGGAAACAGATATGCAGAAGATTCTGAAAACAGGAGTAGAACTGATATCGGCTTTACACCGACAAGTATTGACTCGGTTTTGAGATCGCCATCATTCAATAAGATGAGTTTGGATAGGATGTCCTTAAACTTCAACAACGAATTCAAGATGGATACCCTCGGTCAGAAATTGACTTTAGATCTTGACTGGAGCACCTTTGAAAACCGTTCGAACATGAACTATACCTATAGGACTGAGAAATTGGATGGTGAACTTTATAAACCAGAGGAGCGTGAGCGAAGCAATATGCCAACGGATATCGATATCTATGTGGGTAAATTGGATTACGTAAAACCATTCAAAAAAGGAAGTCTAGAGGCCGGTGTGAAATACAGTAATGTGAAATCCGACAACAATATGGTTTTCGATCAATTGAATGGGGATACTTGGGAAAATGTAGCTAATAAGTCTAACCACTTTATCTATACAGAGCAAATCTCTGCTGGATACTTAGATTATAGCCGACCTTTTGGAAAATGGACTGCGAAGGTTGGTCTGCGTGCAGAATACACCATTTCTGATGGTAATTCAGTGACCAATAATGATCGGGTAAAGCGTGATTATCTAGACTTTTTCCCATCTGCAAATATTGGATATAACCTAAGTGAGAATCATATTTTTTCTTTAGGCTATGCCAAGAAGATCACACGTCCAAATTATCGTTTCTTGAATCCGTTCAGGTATTATATTGATAAATTGACCTATCAACAGGGTAACCCTTATATCAATCCGCAATATACGCATGGATTTACATTGAACTATACCTTGATGAAGATGTTCAACTTTACTTTGGGTACCGATATAACCAATGATGCAATGGTTGAAAGTATGGGGCAGGATTCCGTTACGAATACAACCTGGGTAACCAGAGAGAACCTTGGTAAATCCTTGACTTCTTATTTAAACTTGAACCTGCCATTCAGAATTGGCAAGATCTGGACCATGAACAACAATATTACCGGTATCTATATGCACTTTAAGGGTCCGATTGCAGGACATGAGGTGGATAATGGATCGTTCTTCGTACAGGCAAACAGTTTCAATAGCTTCAAGTTGAATCCACAGTGGTCATTAGAAGCATCCATCAACGGAAATACACCTTTTGTATACAACTTGTTTAAGATACATGGAAGGGTTTCAGGAGATATCGGGGCTAACTATAACTTCAAAGACCAGAAAAGCTCATTGAAATTGGCTGTAACCGACGTGTTCCGAAGCAATAGAAATAACTTGTCTACTGACTTCCACGAGTTTCAATCGAGGATCCGTCAGTACCATGACAATCAAACAGTACGCCTTACTTTCACTTACAAATTCGGAAACCTAAAACAACAGATCCGAAAAAGCGACTCGAGAAACGAGGAAAAAGACAGAGTAGGCAACTAA
- a CDS encoding TIGR00730 family Rossman fold protein, giving the protein MKLNQIVVFCASSPGFDGTFVKAAEEVGKVFVDRGITLVYGGGRVGLMGAVADAVMENGGQVIGVIPQFLNSKEIGHSDITQLIEVDTMHERKAKMNALCDAVIALPGGFGTMEELFEMTTWGQLGLHKKPIGILNVDGFYDHLIAFIQHMVDTGLLKEENQRMIMYSDKIEDLLEQMEAYEAPPVPKWLNLEKS; this is encoded by the coding sequence ATGAAACTAAATCAAATCGTTGTTTTTTGTGCTTCGAGTCCTGGCTTTGATGGGACTTTTGTGAAAGCTGCAGAGGAAGTTGGGAAAGTTTTTGTGGACCGTGGGATAACCTTAGTTTATGGTGGAGGTAGAGTTGGCTTGATGGGAGCGGTTGCGGATGCGGTCATGGAAAACGGAGGTCAGGTTATAGGGGTAATTCCTCAGTTTTTGAACAGTAAGGAGATTGGTCATAGTGATATTACGCAGTTGATCGAAGTGGATACCATGCATGAGAGAAAGGCGAAGATGAATGCCTTATGTGATGCGGTCATTGCGCTTCCCGGTGGTTTTGGAACAATGGAGGAGCTGTTTGAAATGACGACCTGGGGTCAATTGGGCCTGCATAAAAAACCTATCGGGATCCTGAATGTAGATGGTTTTTATGATCATTTGATTGCATTTATCCAACATATGGTTGATACGGGGCTGTTGAAGGAGGAAAACCAAAGGATGATCATGTATTCGGACAAGATTGAAGACTTGTTGGAACAAATGGAGGCCTATGAAGCTCCACCTGTTCCAAAATGGTTGAATCTGGAAAAATCTTGA